One Arthrobacter sp. FW306-07-I genomic window carries:
- a CDS encoding DUF4012 domain-containing protein has product MGSPKGRVRLILLRTAAIVGGVILVTAAVGGWLFHRAMEIRGELGTLTNVVPQLKDELLAHDEAAARATLVQIQAHIQKARSAATDPVWKAAGSVPGIGRNFSVVSELVLSADDVVEGAAQPLLPVYDTLDWKALKPVQGKFDLEALAESSPSIVAAANTVDLTYERLSAIEDAGLLPEVAQPLAAAKSSLSDLRRSLNIAADASALLPKMMGSDGTRHYLVLIQNNAEVRATGGLPGALAVLRLENGTVSLDDQSSGAALGKFSPAVDVDPAQTAMYTKRLGSYISDVNLTPDFPTAAKAAKEMWEIRHGTRLDGVIALDPVVLSHILKASGPVAIPSVSPELDQRLPHVLTDSNVVKALLSDVYFATESNELQDAYFASVSKEVFSLLASGKIPPDQFLGALATSVDEHRLLVWSSQKEEEDVLEKTSVGGAVSGLTAGGAAFGVYFNDGTGAKMDYYVRKTVRLESVCTDGDYAAYKVKIAMTNTAPLDATKALPVAVTGDGRFGTPRGSIQTNVTVYGPALSHLDTALQDNAKVSFGSHLHNDRPVGIVAARLEPGQTSEIEMTFVKVVQQAEPSVVVTPTVQDVKEVLLPTVKTSCAG; this is encoded by the coding sequence ATGGGGAGCCCAAAGGGGCGTGTCCGTCTTATTCTGCTCCGAACCGCAGCAATCGTCGGTGGAGTCATACTCGTCACGGCTGCTGTCGGAGGTTGGCTTTTCCACCGCGCCATGGAAATAAGAGGCGAACTAGGCACTCTCACTAATGTTGTCCCCCAACTCAAGGATGAGCTCCTTGCTCACGATGAGGCGGCGGCCCGCGCAACATTGGTCCAAATTCAGGCCCACATCCAGAAAGCTCGTTCCGCGGCGACCGATCCAGTATGGAAGGCAGCAGGCTCGGTTCCCGGAATCGGAAGAAACTTCTCGGTTGTTTCAGAACTGGTGCTGTCCGCCGACGACGTCGTCGAGGGGGCTGCGCAACCGCTGCTGCCCGTTTATGACACTCTCGACTGGAAGGCCTTAAAACCAGTCCAGGGGAAGTTTGACTTGGAGGCGCTTGCCGAGTCCTCTCCGAGCATCGTTGCGGCGGCTAACACCGTCGATCTGACCTACGAGCGGCTGTCGGCCATCGAAGATGCTGGCCTCTTGCCCGAGGTGGCCCAGCCCCTCGCCGCCGCGAAGAGCTCTTTGAGTGATCTCAGACGGTCACTCAACATTGCCGCCGACGCATCAGCGCTCCTCCCCAAGATGATGGGGTCTGATGGGACCCGGCACTATCTGGTGCTAATTCAAAACAATGCAGAAGTGCGGGCCACAGGTGGACTCCCCGGGGCTCTGGCAGTGCTGCGGCTGGAAAATGGAACGGTGAGTCTGGATGATCAGTCGAGTGGTGCGGCTCTTGGGAAATTTTCCCCGGCCGTGGACGTCGATCCTGCTCAAACCGCGATGTACACCAAACGCTTGGGCAGTTATATCAGCGACGTCAACCTGACGCCGGATTTTCCCACAGCCGCAAAGGCTGCAAAGGAAATGTGGGAGATCCGGCACGGGACACGATTAGACGGCGTCATTGCACTTGACCCTGTAGTCCTGTCACACATACTCAAGGCGTCCGGCCCCGTTGCTATTCCAAGTGTTAGTCCCGAGCTGGACCAACGTCTCCCCCATGTATTGACGGACAGCAACGTTGTGAAGGCACTCCTTTCGGACGTGTATTTCGCTACCGAGTCAAACGAGCTGCAAGACGCCTATTTCGCTTCCGTTTCAAAGGAAGTTTTCAGCCTCCTAGCTTCAGGAAAAATCCCACCTGACCAATTTCTTGGGGCTCTGGCGACCAGCGTTGACGAGCACAGGCTCCTTGTTTGGAGTAGCCAGAAAGAAGAAGAGGACGTGTTGGAAAAAACCTCCGTGGGGGGCGCAGTCTCCGGTCTCACAGCTGGTGGTGCTGCCTTCGGCGTCTACTTCAACGACGGAACCGGCGCCAAAATGGATTACTACGTGAGGAAGACTGTGCGGCTGGAGTCTGTCTGTACCGATGGTGACTATGCCGCGTACAAAGTCAAAATCGCCATGACGAACACGGCACCCTTGGACGCGACAAAGGCACTGCCGGTGGCCGTCACTGGTGATGGACGCTTCGGCACTCCTCGGGGCTCCATTCAAACCAATGTCACAGTCTATGGCCCGGCCTTGTCTCATCTGGATACCGCTCTTCAGGACAATGCGAAGGTCAGCTTTGGATCACACTTACACAACGACCGACCTGTTGGAATCGTTGCGGCAAGGTTGGAGCCCGGGCAAACGTCGGAAATTGAGATGACCTTCGTAAAGGTAGTGCAGCAAGCTGAGCCCTCGGTCGTTGTCACACCCACCGTCCAAGACGTTAAGGAAGTGCTGCTGCCCACCGTAAAAACTTCATGCGCAGGATAA
- a CDS encoding peptidase, whose product MKKILSALALAGSIALLGSAPAMAATYPPLPPQAAVSDGVVGPGETFVFRGQGFLAGERLIIRVTPGQAPASNGANIAGSRAVAARINVVAEAQTLTTTADAQGAFALPIAINEAGTYSLTATGETSGVTVGPVTVTVAASLANTGGNAAGAPLANTGSGLANTGADASLLLCGAAGVGALGLGAAGVILVRRNKSEASA is encoded by the coding sequence ATGAAAAAAATACTCTCAGCACTTGCGCTGGCAGGTTCAATCGCACTGCTCGGCTCAGCGCCGGCCATGGCCGCCACTTACCCGCCACTTCCGCCGCAGGCCGCGGTATCCGATGGAGTAGTTGGCCCGGGCGAAACTTTCGTCTTCCGCGGCCAGGGCTTCCTCGCCGGCGAACGACTGATCATCCGCGTAACGCCCGGACAGGCTCCTGCCTCCAACGGCGCCAACATCGCAGGTAGCCGTGCGGTTGCCGCTCGCATCAACGTTGTGGCGGAAGCACAGACCTTGACGACCACTGCTGACGCGCAGGGCGCATTCGCTTTGCCGATCGCTATCAACGAAGCCGGCACCTACAGCCTGACGGCTACCGGCGAGACCTCTGGCGTCACCGTTGGCCCCGTCACGGTTACCGTGGCAGCTTCGCTGGCCAACACCGGTGGCAACGCTGCCGGCGCTCCTTTGGCCAACACCGGCAGTGGACTAGCCAACACCGGTGCTGATGCCAGCCTGCTTCTGTGTGGTGCGGCTGGCGTTGGTGCTCTTGGCTTGGGTGCAGCAGGCGTCATCCTGGTTCGACGCAACAAGTCGGAAGCTTCTGCTTAG
- a CDS encoding VanZ family protein gives MLIPLAFVAFWPSPVDKPVSGELSATLQFLHRHGFPGRFNYQFVEATANVVLFVPVGFVGSLAFPEKYWWQIGAFGLLISGCIELGQLLFLHDRFASPSDIVTNTSGAVIGALPAALAFRTRKRPAAFRQRASKKQ, from the coding sequence ATGCTCATACCCCTGGCGTTCGTTGCATTTTGGCCGTCGCCGGTCGACAAGCCTGTTTCAGGAGAACTTTCAGCGACGCTGCAATTTCTTCATCGCCACGGCTTCCCCGGCCGGTTTAACTACCAGTTCGTAGAAGCCACCGCCAACGTTGTCCTATTCGTACCGGTCGGCTTCGTAGGCAGTTTGGCATTTCCGGAAAAATACTGGTGGCAAATCGGAGCATTCGGACTACTGATTTCCGGCTGTATCGAACTGGGACAGCTCCTGTTTCTTCATGACCGCTTTGCAAGCCCGTCAGACATCGTGACAAACACGTCAGGGGCTGTCATAGGCGCCCTTCCGGCGGCCTTGGCATTCCGGACACGGAAGAGGCCCGCTGCCTTCCGGCAACGGGCCTCCAAGAAGCAATAG
- the galU gene encoding UTP--glucose-1-phosphate uridylyltransferase GalU — translation MTKRKAITKAVIPAAGLGTRFLPATKAMPKEMLPVVDRPAIQYVVEEAVNAGLTDLLMITGRNKRALEDHFDREPGLEAALEAKGDKDKLGLVEYASHLGPIHYVRQGEAKGLGHAVLCAQQHVGDEPFAVLLGDDLIDEAETLLNTMMEVQQKTGGSVIALIEVDPSQISAYGCADITAVDGEDYVRVNSLVEKPAVGEAPSNLAVIGRYVLHHSVFGVLENTEPGRGNEIQLTDALQTLAAGEGEGSGVYGVVFKGRRYDTGDKLSYLKAVITLASERVEFGEDLKTWMKNFVG, via the coding sequence ATGACTAAGCGGAAAGCTATTACCAAAGCCGTCATTCCTGCCGCCGGATTGGGAACACGCTTCCTGCCCGCCACCAAGGCAATGCCGAAGGAGATGTTGCCGGTAGTTGATCGTCCCGCCATCCAGTATGTGGTGGAGGAAGCGGTGAATGCAGGCCTCACGGACCTGCTGATGATCACGGGCCGCAACAAGCGCGCCCTGGAGGACCACTTCGACCGCGAGCCCGGCCTGGAGGCTGCGCTGGAGGCCAAGGGCGACAAGGACAAGCTGGGTCTGGTGGAGTATGCCTCCCACCTGGGCCCCATCCACTATGTCCGCCAGGGCGAGGCGAAGGGACTGGGCCACGCTGTTCTCTGTGCCCAGCAGCACGTGGGTGACGAGCCGTTCGCCGTCCTGCTGGGCGATGACCTCATCGACGAGGCAGAGACCCTGCTGAATACCATGATGGAGGTGCAGCAGAAGACGGGCGGTTCGGTGATCGCGCTGATCGAGGTTGATCCGTCGCAGATCAGTGCCTACGGCTGCGCAGACATCACTGCTGTGGACGGCGAGGACTACGTCCGCGTCAACAGCCTGGTGGAGAAACCGGCCGTCGGCGAGGCTCCATCCAACCTGGCCGTCATTGGTCGCTACGTGCTGCACCACTCCGTGTTCGGCGTCCTGGAGAACACGGAGCCGGGCCGCGGTAACGAGATCCAGCTGACGGACGCCCTGCAGACCCTCGCCGCGGGCGAGGGCGAAGGCTCCGGCGTGTATGGCGTGGTCTTCAAGGGCCGCCGCTACGACACCGGCGACAAGCTCAGCTACCTCAAGGCCGTCATCACGCTTGCATCCGAGCGGGTTGAGTTCGGTGAGGACCTGAAAACCTGGATGAAGAACTTCGTCGGGTAG
- a CDS encoding enoyl-CoA hydratase/isomerase family protein — protein sequence MISLSISNGVAEVVLDAPHKLNSLDEQALRDLAQAYDDAAAAASRGEVRALLLRGEGRAFCAGRDISGVTPESDDAAAYLGGLVEPLLKKMASFPAPTFAAAQGACLGVGLGLLLATDVVYVAENAKFGSPFAKLGATLDSGGHWYFTERLGMHRTLDLIYTADLISGAEAVAQGMFSRAMPPAELLDSTREIVSRVAAGATGAFVASKELVGHIRDQRLGLWQAMQEENEEQARLCKTDDYAEGFRAFQEKREPKFTGGQLPLSAADL from the coding sequence ATGATTTCCCTTTCCATCAGCAACGGTGTTGCAGAAGTCGTCCTGGACGCACCCCACAAGCTGAACTCGCTGGATGAGCAGGCGCTGCGGGATTTAGCACAGGCGTACGACGACGCTGCTGCCGCCGCCTCACGCGGTGAGGTGCGGGCACTGCTGCTGAGGGGAGAGGGCCGCGCCTTCTGCGCGGGCCGGGACATATCGGGGGTCACCCCGGAGAGCGACGACGCCGCCGCCTACCTGGGCGGGCTGGTGGAGCCGCTGCTGAAGAAGATGGCTTCTTTTCCCGCCCCCACCTTTGCCGCGGCGCAGGGCGCGTGCCTGGGCGTGGGGCTGGGGCTGCTGCTGGCCACGGACGTGGTGTACGTGGCGGAGAACGCCAAGTTCGGCTCGCCGTTCGCCAAGCTGGGGGCCACGCTGGATTCGGGCGGCCACTGGTACTTCACCGAGCGGCTGGGCATGCACCGGACACTGGACCTGATCTACACCGCTGACCTGATCTCGGGTGCCGAGGCCGTGGCGCAGGGGATGTTCAGCCGCGCCATGCCGCCCGCCGAGCTGCTGGACTCCACGCGGGAGATTGTCTCGCGGGTTGCTGCCGGCGCCACGGGCGCCTTTGTTGCCTCGAAGGAGCTCGTGGGGCACATCCGCGACCAGCGGCTGGGCCTGTGGCAGGCCATGCAGGAGGAGAACGAGGAGCAGGCGCGACTCTGCAAAACCGACGATTACGCAGAGGGTTTCCGGGCCTTCCAGGAGAAGCGCGAGCCGAAGTTCACGGGCGGTCAATTGCCTTTGTCTGCCGCTGATTTGTAA
- the paaE gene encoding 1,2-phenylacetyl-CoA epoxidase subunit PaaE, whose protein sequence is MPVVRQTAAEEAEVTGRRRPSFHTLAVKEVRRLTDDAIEVAFHVPAELAGKFDYLPGQYVALRTTLPDETGEPKEIRRSYSICAEPRSFADGTSEIRVAIKKDLGGLFSTWANAELKAGDTLDVMSPMGAFVSKHGRDGQAVEQNVMNSMNHPEELAGEPGNFVAIAAGSGITPVIAIARTLLAANPDTRFDLIYANKAAMDVMFLEELADLKDKYPQRLAIHHVLSREQRIAPLLSGRIDAEKLQQLLGTALHADDVDEWFLCGPFELVQLCRDTLAERGVKPEHVRFELFTSGKPDRPEGQAGRPVIVDESKETYKITFKLDGLQGEVASPTHARESILNAALRVRPDVPFACAGGVCGTCRAKVVTGSVAMDENYALEQDELDKGYVLTCQSHPTSKEVTVDFDV, encoded by the coding sequence ATGCCTGTTGTCCGCCAGACCGCCGCCGAAGAGGCTGAGGTGACCGGCCGCCGTCGTCCGTCCTTCCACACCCTGGCCGTGAAGGAGGTGCGCCGGCTCACTGATGACGCCATCGAGGTCGCCTTCCATGTGCCGGCAGAGCTCGCCGGCAAGTTCGACTACCTGCCCGGCCAGTACGTGGCCCTGCGCACCACGCTGCCGGATGAGACCGGCGAGCCGAAGGAAATCCGCCGCAGCTACTCCATCTGCGCAGAGCCGCGCAGCTTCGCGGACGGCACCAGCGAGATCCGCGTGGCCATCAAGAAGGACCTGGGCGGCCTGTTCTCCACGTGGGCCAATGCTGAGCTGAAGGCGGGGGACACCCTGGACGTGATGAGCCCCATGGGCGCGTTCGTGTCCAAGCACGGCCGGGACGGGCAGGCCGTGGAGCAGAACGTCATGAATTCGATGAACCACCCAGAGGAACTGGCGGGGGAGCCGGGGAACTTTGTGGCCATCGCGGCGGGGTCCGGGATCACCCCGGTGATCGCTATCGCCCGGACGCTGCTGGCCGCCAACCCGGACACCCGGTTCGACCTGATCTACGCCAACAAGGCTGCCATGGACGTGATGTTCCTGGAGGAACTGGCGGACCTGAAGGACAAGTACCCGCAGCGGCTGGCCATCCACCACGTGTTGAGCCGTGAGCAGCGGATCGCGCCGCTGCTCTCCGGACGGATCGACGCGGAGAAGCTGCAGCAGCTGCTGGGCACCGCCCTGCACGCGGACGATGTGGACGAGTGGTTCCTGTGCGGGCCGTTCGAGCTGGTGCAGCTGTGCCGGGACACCCTGGCCGAGCGCGGGGTGAAGCCGGAGCACGTCCGGTTCGAGCTGTTCACCTCCGGCAAGCCGGACCGTCCGGAGGGGCAGGCCGGCCGTCCCGTGATCGTGGACGAGTCCAAGGAGACGTACAAGATCACGTTCAAGCTGGACGGCCTGCAGGGCGAGGTGGCCAGCCCCACGCACGCCCGCGAGTCGATCCTGAACGCGGCGCTGCGGGTGCGCCCGGACGTGCCGTTCGCGTGCGCCGGGGGAGTGTGCGGCACGTGCCGGGCCAAGGTGGTCACCGGCAGCGTGGCCATGGACGAGAACTATGCGCTGGAGCAGGATGAGCTGGACAAGGGCTACGTCCTGACCTGCCAGAGCCACCCCACCAGCAAGGAAGTCACGGTCGACTTCGACGTCTAA
- the paaD gene encoding 1,2-phenylacetyl-CoA epoxidase subunit PaaD: MYVSDFEAKRATPAAPSGEKRAWDIAATVVDPEIPVLTIADLGILRDVQVTETGTVKVTITPTYSGCPAMDAIRDDLYTAFAKEGYQDVHVDLVLSPAWTTDWMTEAGKQKLQEYGIAPPSGNSRAGGHSGPIRLSLAVKCPQCNSLNTKELTRFGSTSCKALYVCQDCKEPFDYFKVL; the protein is encoded by the coding sequence ATCTACGTCAGCGACTTCGAGGCAAAGCGTGCGACGCCGGCAGCACCGTCGGGGGAGAAGCGCGCCTGGGACATCGCGGCCACCGTGGTGGACCCGGAGATCCCGGTGCTCACCATCGCGGACCTGGGGATCCTGCGGGACGTGCAGGTGACGGAGACCGGGACTGTGAAAGTCACCATCACCCCCACGTACTCGGGCTGCCCGGCGATGGACGCCATCCGCGACGACCTCTACACCGCCTTCGCCAAGGAGGGCTACCAGGACGTGCACGTGGACCTGGTCCTCTCCCCGGCGTGGACCACTGATTGGATGACCGAGGCCGGCAAGCAGAAGCTGCAGGAGTACGGCATCGCCCCGCCCAGCGGCAACTCCCGGGCAGGCGGCCACTCCGGCCCCATCCGGCTGAGCCTGGCCGTGAAGTGCCCGCAGTGCAACAGCCTCAACACCAAGGAACTCACCCGCTTCGGTTCCACGTCCTGCAAGGCGCTGTATGTGTGCCAGGACTGCAAGGAACCGTTCGACTACTTCAAAGTCCTGTAA
- the paaC gene encoding 1,2-phenylacetyl-CoA epoxidase subunit PaaC, with protein MAPGTDSATRITPGNALRPEDIALEVKTGLAKPSEDIAEYALRLGDDALILAQRLGHWISRAPELEEDIALGNIALDQLGHARSFLTYAGAGMPNEDGTAKTEDDLAYFRREHEFRSVQLFEQPNGDFAATIARQFVVSYYQYELYRRLTESTDATLAAIAAKAVKEVDYHRDHSAQWILRLAGGTEESRTRMIHGLRLMWPYVTELFQDDELTEKLAEAGAAVAPSSLREDFDRLVADVLKEAELEVPDVPPAPGGGRQGRHSEYLGYILAEMQVLAREHPGASW; from the coding sequence GTGGCCCCTGGCACGGATTCCGCAACCCGCATCACCCCCGGCAACGCCCTCCGCCCGGAGGACATTGCCCTGGAGGTCAAGACCGGCCTGGCCAAGCCCAGCGAGGACATCGCGGAGTATGCACTGAGGCTGGGCGACGACGCCCTCATCCTCGCGCAGCGCCTGGGCCACTGGATCTCCCGCGCCCCGGAGCTGGAGGAGGACATCGCCCTGGGCAACATCGCCCTGGACCAGCTGGGCCACGCCCGCAGCTTCCTCACCTACGCCGGCGCCGGGATGCCCAACGAGGACGGCACGGCCAAGACCGAGGATGACCTGGCCTACTTCCGCCGCGAACACGAGTTCCGCAGCGTCCAGCTGTTCGAGCAGCCCAACGGCGACTTCGCGGCCACCATCGCCCGCCAGTTCGTGGTGAGCTACTACCAGTACGAGCTCTACCGCCGCCTCACCGAATCCACGGACGCCACCCTGGCTGCCATCGCCGCCAAGGCAGTGAAGGAAGTGGACTACCACCGCGACCACAGCGCCCAGTGGATCCTGCGCCTGGCCGGCGGCACCGAGGAATCGCGCACCAGGATGATCCACGGCCTGCGCCTCATGTGGCCGTACGTCACCGAACTGTTCCAGGACGACGAACTGACCGAAAAGCTCGCCGAGGCCGGTGCCGCCGTCGCGCCTTCCAGCCTGAGGGAGGACTTTGATCGCCTGGTCGCGGACGTCCTCAAGGAAGCCGAGCTGGAGGTTCCGGACGTGCCCCCGGCCCCGGGCGGCGGCCGGCAGGGCCGGCACTCGGAGTACCTGGGCTACATCCTCGCGGAGATGCAGGTGCTGGCCCGCGAGCATCCCGGGGCAAGCTGGTGA
- the paaB gene encoding 1,2-phenylacetyl-CoA epoxidase subunit PaaB: MSPHGNPETPASSATEINREAPKASPKVEAAPATDVNHHDRSTWGLWEVFVRSSRGLSHVHAGSLHAPDAAMALRNARDLYTRRNEGVSIWVVPADAIAASDPDSKGSFFESPQGKDYRHATYYTKSEGVKHL; the protein is encoded by the coding sequence ATGAGCCCACACGGCAACCCCGAAACCCCGGCCAGCTCGGCCACCGAGATCAACCGCGAAGCCCCCAAGGCCAGCCCCAAGGTAGAGGCAGCCCCTGCAACGGACGTCAACCACCACGACCGCTCCACCTGGGGCCTCTGGGAGGTCTTCGTCCGGTCCAGCCGCGGCCTGAGCCACGTCCACGCCGGCTCCCTGCACGCACCGGACGCCGCCATGGCCCTCCGCAATGCCCGCGACCTCTACACCCGCCGCAACGAGGGCGTCTCCATCTGGGTGGTCCCGGCCGACGCCATCGCCGCCAGCGACCCCGACTCCAAGGGCTCCTTCTTCGAAAGCCCGCAGGGCAAGGACTACCGGCACGCCACGTACTACACCAAGAGCGAGGGAGTGAAGCACCTGTGA
- the paaA gene encoding 1,2-phenylacetyl-CoA epoxidase subunit PaaA, with protein sequence MAAQNLQSVPVELTAGTSETADAAGQAHFDRIIAEDSRIEPRDWMPAAYRKTLLRQVSQHAHSEIIGMQPEANWISRAPSLKRKAILMAKVQDEAGHGLYLYSAAETLGQSRDKMMDDLIAGKARYSSIFNYPALTWADMGAIGWLVDGAAICNQVPLCRASYGPYGRAMVRICKEESFHQRQGFEILLELSNGTPAQKQMAQDAVNRWYAPALMMFGPPDDDSPNSKQSMAWNIKRFSNDELRSRFVGMMVEQVRVLGLTLPDDQVRFNEDTKKWEHGPLDWHEFQEVLAGRGPCNAQRLERRRAAHDDGAWVREAAAAYADKQRAKQSAKMQKENAA encoded by the coding sequence ATGGCAGCGCAGAACTTGCAGTCAGTGCCGGTCGAGCTAACGGCTGGAACCAGCGAAACAGCAGATGCGGCAGGCCAGGCCCACTTCGACCGGATCATCGCCGAGGACTCGCGCATCGAGCCCCGCGACTGGATGCCCGCCGCCTACCGCAAGACCCTCCTGCGCCAAGTGAGCCAGCACGCGCACTCGGAGATCATCGGCATGCAGCCGGAGGCCAACTGGATCTCCCGCGCCCCCAGCCTGAAGCGCAAAGCCATCCTCATGGCCAAGGTCCAGGATGAGGCCGGCCACGGGCTCTACCTCTACTCGGCCGCCGAAACGCTGGGCCAGTCCCGGGACAAGATGATGGACGACCTCATCGCCGGCAAGGCCCGCTACTCCAGCATCTTCAACTACCCCGCGCTCACCTGGGCGGACATGGGTGCCATCGGCTGGCTGGTGGACGGCGCAGCCATCTGCAACCAGGTCCCGCTGTGCCGGGCCTCGTACGGCCCCTACGGCCGGGCCATGGTCCGCATCTGCAAGGAGGAGTCGTTCCACCAGCGCCAGGGCTTCGAGATCCTCCTGGAGCTCTCCAACGGCACGCCTGCCCAGAAGCAGATGGCCCAGGACGCCGTGAACCGCTGGTACGCCCCGGCCCTGATGATGTTCGGCCCGCCGGACGACGATTCGCCCAACTCCAAGCAGTCCATGGCCTGGAACATCAAGCGGTTCAGCAATGACGAGCTCCGCAGCCGGTTCGTCGGCATGATGGTGGAGCAGGTCCGGGTCCTGGGCCTCACCCTCCCGGATGACCAGGTCCGCTTCAACGAGGACACCAAAAAGTGGGAGCACGGCCCCCTGGACTGGCACGAGTTCCAGGAAGTCCTGGCCGGCCGCGGTCCCTGCAACGCCCAGCGCCTTGAGCGGCGGAGGGCTGCGCACGACGACGGCGCCTGGGTTAGGGAGGCAGCCGCCGCGTATGCGGACAAGCAGCGAGCAAAACAGTCAGCAAAGATGCAGAAGGAAAACGCAGCATGA
- a CDS encoding response regulator transcription factor — MDTSATPQNGVRSEALPVRVFIVSDHELVRQGLRDLLEHEGFQVVGEGGSAAETYRLIPSLDPDIAVLDERLPDSTGIEVCRHLRSTAPSVRCLILTGWDEQHGVRAAVLAGASGYAVKRVGGIGDFLNDVRAIAAGRSLLEPEIRERVAESLSATAGVHWLEAMTFEERNVFALMARGMTNRQIELHMTASQETVVRCVSSVLQKLGFSRRDKLAPPAATGQSV, encoded by the coding sequence ATGGATACATCAGCAACACCACAGAATGGGGTTCGGTCCGAGGCACTGCCCGTCCGGGTGTTCATCGTCAGCGACCATGAGTTGGTCCGGCAGGGGCTGCGGGACTTGCTGGAGCATGAAGGATTCCAAGTGGTGGGTGAAGGCGGCTCGGCGGCTGAAACCTACCGCTTGATCCCGAGCCTGGATCCGGACATCGCTGTCCTGGACGAGCGCCTGCCGGACTCTACGGGCATTGAGGTCTGCCGCCACCTGCGCTCTACCGCGCCGTCGGTGAGATGCCTGATTCTGACCGGTTGGGACGAACAGCACGGGGTGAGGGCAGCCGTGCTGGCGGGCGCGTCAGGGTACGCGGTGAAGCGGGTCGGGGGCATCGGGGATTTTCTCAACGATGTCCGTGCGATAGCAGCCGGCCGCTCGCTGCTGGAGCCAGAGATCCGGGAAAGGGTTGCCGAGAGCCTCTCCGCAACTGCTGGGGTCCACTGGCTGGAGGCCATGACCTTTGAGGAGCGCAACGTCTTTGCGCTCATGGCCCGCGGCATGACCAACAGGCAAATCGAACTGCATATGACGGCTTCCCAGGAGACGGTTGTCCGCTGCGTGTCTTCGGTCTTGCAGAAACTGGGCTTCAGCCGGCGGGACAAACTGGCGCCACCGGCTGCTACGGGTCAAAGCGTCTGA
- a CDS encoding sensor histidine kinase has translation MASDSDGQRDSVLILARSAGTARYTDVDLEQSCVFASRIGLTLDLLKTNRLREEHALFIDRERIARDLHDLVIQRLFAAGLSIQGLRRYTSDPAAHERRVAGITTELDDCIHQLRDTIYALQTGEADQELLSGRVLRAVQEAANAAGFLPRIQLSGPVDDAVDYEVAEQLLPVLHESVSNAVRHSGSEDIQVLLAARDGEVVLTVRDHGCGFQNPDRTSGLDNMQNRAARLGGTCTIDSAPGEGTSITWTAPTAPLQVLPRSAPG, from the coding sequence TTGGCCAGTGACAGCGACGGCCAGCGCGACAGTGTGCTGATTCTGGCAAGATCCGCCGGCACCGCCCGGTACACAGACGTGGACCTTGAGCAGAGCTGCGTGTTCGCCTCCCGGATCGGGCTCACCCTTGACCTTTTGAAGACTAACCGGCTGCGGGAAGAACACGCCTTGTTCATCGACCGGGAACGGATTGCCCGGGACCTGCACGACTTGGTCATCCAGCGGCTTTTCGCCGCAGGGCTGAGCATCCAGGGCCTGCGCCGCTACACCTCGGATCCGGCAGCGCATGAACGGCGCGTCGCCGGCATCACCACGGAACTGGACGACTGCATCCATCAGCTCCGCGACACGATCTACGCCCTCCAAACCGGAGAAGCCGATCAGGAGCTGCTCAGCGGCCGGGTCCTGCGAGCTGTTCAGGAAGCCGCCAATGCTGCCGGGTTCCTCCCCAGGATTCAGCTTTCCGGGCCTGTCGATGACGCCGTGGACTACGAGGTAGCCGAACAACTACTGCCGGTGCTGCACGAAAGCGTCAGCAATGCCGTGCGGCACTCAGGGTCTGAAGACATCCAGGTCCTGTTGGCAGCCCGGGACGGCGAGGTGGTCCTCACAGTCCGGGACCACGGGTGCGGCTTCCAAAATCCTGATCGGACGAGCGGGCTGGACAACATGCAAAACCGTGCCGCCCGCCTGGGAGGGACCTGCACCATCGACAGCGCCCCCGGCGAGGGGACCAGCATCACCTGGACTGCACCCACAGCCCCACTGCAGGTGCTGCCCAGATCTGCGCCGGGCTGA